Proteins encoded by one window of Roseibium sp. Sym1:
- the phoU gene encoding phosphate signaling complex protein PhoU, translating to MSEHTVSAYDEELTAMAGKIAEMGGLAEKAFADAVHALVSQDLDLAKATIANDARLDALHHEVEVKLIEIIARRQPMGQDLREVTAATRIANDLERVGDLAKNVAKRVIAIDSDLQSKKLAIGVEHMTELALSQLKKVLDAYARKDADAARHVQEADAEIDAIYTSLFRELLTYMMEDPRVITQCVHLLFCAKNIERIGDHATNIAENVFYMVTGDRLPEERAKVDETGAV from the coding sequence ATGTCTGAACATACAGTCTCGGCTTATGACGAGGAACTGACGGCGATGGCCGGCAAGATCGCCGAAATGGGTGGTCTGGCGGAGAAAGCCTTTGCCGATGCCGTGCATGCGCTGGTTTCGCAGGATCTGGACCTCGCCAAGGCAACGATTGCAAACGACGCGCGACTGGACGCCTTGCACCACGAGGTCGAGGTCAAGCTGATCGAGATCATCGCCCGCCGCCAGCCCATGGGCCAGGACCTGCGCGAAGTCACCGCCGCGACCCGGATCGCCAACGACCTGGAGCGTGTCGGCGACCTGGCCAAGAATGTGGCCAAGCGCGTGATTGCGATCGACAGCGATCTGCAGTCCAAGAAGCTTGCGATCGGTGTCGAGCACATGACCGAACTCGCGCTGTCACAGCTCAAGAAGGTCCTTGACGCCTATGCGCGCAAGGACGCGGACGCTGCCCGTCACGTACAGGAAGCCGACGCGGAGATCGATGCGATCTACACGTCGCTGTTCCGCGAATTGCTCACCTACATGATGGAAGACCCCCGGGTCATCACGCAGTGCGTTCATCTGCTTTTCTGCGCCAAGAACATCGAACGCATCGGCGATCACGCGACCAACATCGCCGAAAACGTCTTTTACATGGTGACGGGTGATCGGTTGCCGGAAGAGCGTGCCAAGGTTGACGAAACCGGTGCCGTGTAA
- a CDS encoding ATP-binding protein, whose amino-acid sequence MAISAGLLSNTPWYHVTHEPMTNPQSPPEQSTDVPQAVSPLTRLGEARWVLLTALLAAAAAVILYDVPFWPVVGFLAAMVAVAGLIPRRAASRRLKLNAQREIRRMWPGTGMKVTVDALPTPCFVADGRGITRYVNTQAQKTYEGVKPGDPLSFSLRTPSLLEAFDRVRATGEAERISWTEKVPTESWYEAHIAPIYMPGQAGVEQGPGLPDFILVVIRDLTENRRLERMRTDFVANASHELRTPLASLTGFIETLQGPARDDPDARERFLSIMLDQAGRMRRLIDDILSLSRIELKAHVRPASIVDFAEIVRHSSDALSPLAADMGVEIRLRLPDTPVRIKGDRDELIQVTENLIENALKYGHSGQFVDVSLTELADAPEAPAWQLAIRDFGEGIPPEHLPRLTERFYRVEVDSSRAAKGTGLGLAIVKHILARHRGRLEVESEPGNGATFKVSLPSLENADGLPEKVSA is encoded by the coding sequence TTGGCGATATCCGCCGGTCTCCTGAGCAACACCCCTTGGTATCACGTCACCCACGAACCCATGACCAATCCGCAATCGCCCCCTGAGCAGTCCACCGACGTCCCGCAGGCCGTATCGCCGCTGACACGGTTGGGCGAGGCGCGCTGGGTGCTGCTCACGGCCCTACTGGCCGCCGCCGCCGCCGTCATTCTCTATGACGTGCCGTTCTGGCCGGTGGTCGGGTTTCTGGCGGCCATGGTCGCCGTCGCGGGCCTGATCCCGCGCCGTGCCGCAAGCCGGCGGTTGAAACTGAATGCCCAGCGGGAAATCCGGCGGATGTGGCCCGGCACGGGCATGAAGGTGACCGTGGATGCCTTGCCGACACCCTGTTTTGTCGCGGACGGACGTGGCATCACGCGTTATGTGAACACGCAGGCGCAGAAGACCTATGAAGGGGTGAAGCCCGGGGATCCGCTTTCCTTTTCCCTGAGGACGCCGTCTCTCCTGGAGGCATTCGACCGTGTGCGCGCCACGGGGGAAGCGGAGCGGATCAGCTGGACCGAGAAGGTGCCGACGGAATCCTGGTACGAAGCCCATATCGCTCCGATCTACATGCCCGGACAAGCGGGCGTTGAGCAAGGTCCCGGCCTGCCGGACTTTATTCTCGTGGTGATCAGGGATCTGACGGAGAATCGCCGTCTGGAGCGCATGCGAACGGATTTTGTCGCCAACGCCAGCCATGAGCTGCGCACGCCACTCGCCTCGCTGACCGGCTTCATCGAGACACTGCAGGGCCCCGCGCGCGACGATCCGGACGCCCGGGAACGGTTCTTGTCGATCATGCTGGACCAGGCCGGCCGCATGCGCCGGCTCATCGACGATATCCTGTCGCTGTCGCGCATCGAGCTCAAGGCCCATGTGCGCCCGGCGAGTATCGTCGACTTCGCGGAGATCGTGCGCCATTCGAGCGATGCCCTGTCGCCGCTTGCCGCGGACATGGGTGTCGAAATCCGTCTCCGGCTTCCCGACACCCCCGTCAGGATCAAGGGCGATCGCGACGAACTTATCCAGGTCACGGAAAACCTGATCGAAAATGCATTGAAATACGGGCACAGCGGACAGTTTGTCGATGTCAGCCTGACCGAACTGGCCGACGCGCCGGAAGCACCGGCCTGGCAACTCGCGATACGCGATTTCGGCGAGGGGATTCCGCCGGAGCACCTGCCCCGCCTGACCGAACGCTTCTATCGGGTCGAAGTGGATTCCAGCCGGGCCGCCAAGGGCACCGGCCTTGGACTGGCGATCGTCAAGCACATTCTCGCCCGCCACCGCGGGCGGCTCGAAGTGGAAAGCGAACCCGGAAACGGCGCGACCTTCAAGGTCAGTTTGCCTTCGCTCGAGAACGCCGACGGACTGCCGGAAAAGGTGTCGGCATGA
- a CDS encoding DUF1330 domain-containing protein translates to MLSLATGLTSLGCDISARLGGGMTAFVIGQMQIHSRDWMAEYFAKVPDLVAAHGGQFLVRGGNPGHLEGDNPVPDAAFILEFPDREHASEFWNSPEFQQLAKLRRTGSALNAILVDKLTGN, encoded by the coding sequence ATGTTGTCTCTCGCCACCGGATTGACTAGCCTTGGCTGCGATATCAGCGCCAGGTTAGGAGGGGGCATGACCGCGTTCGTGATCGGCCAGATGCAGATCCACAGCCGCGACTGGATGGCGGAATATTTCGCCAAGGTCCCGGACCTCGTTGCCGCTCATGGTGGGCAGTTCCTTGTCCGCGGAGGAAACCCGGGCCATCTCGAAGGTGACAACCCGGTTCCCGATGCAGCCTTCATCCTCGAGTTCCCCGACCGGGAACATGCCAGTGAATTCTGGAATTCACCGGAATTTCAGCAACTTGCCAAGCTGCGCCGGACAGGTTCCGCACTGAATGCGATTTTGGTCGATAAATTGACCGGCAATTGA
- the phoB gene encoding phosphate regulon transcriptional regulator PhoB — protein MPKVLIVEDEEPLSLLLRYNLEAEGYAVESCVRGDEAEIRLRESLPDLLLLDWMLPGLSGIELCRRLRAREDTERLPVIMLTARGEEAERIRGLATGADDYVVKPFSVPELMARVRAILRRASPEVVSTMLRSGDIELDRETHRVRRNAKEVHLGPTEFRLLEFLMTSPGRVFSREQLLDGVWGHDVYVDERTVDVHVGRLRKALNKGKAKDPIRTVRGAGYAFNDQFTATA, from the coding sequence ATGCCGAAGGTGCTCATCGTTGAAGACGAAGAACCTCTCAGCCTTCTGTTAAGATACAACCTGGAAGCGGAAGGCTACGCGGTTGAATCGTGTGTCCGCGGCGACGAGGCCGAAATCCGCTTGCGGGAAAGCCTGCCGGACCTGCTTCTTCTCGACTGGATGCTGCCGGGCCTGTCCGGTATCGAGCTCTGCAGGCGGTTGCGCGCCCGCGAGGATACCGAACGCCTGCCGGTGATCATGCTGACCGCGCGCGGTGAGGAGGCGGAGCGTATCCGCGGCCTGGCCACCGGTGCGGACGACTATGTCGTCAAGCCGTTCTCGGTGCCGGAACTGATGGCACGGGTGCGGGCGATCCTGCGCCGGGCGAGCCCGGAAGTGGTTTCGACCATGCTGCGCTCCGGTGACATCGAACTGGATCGCGAAACCCACAGGGTGCGCAGGAACGCCAAGGAAGTCCATCTGGGGCCGACGGAATTTCGCCTGCTGGAGTTCCTGATGACGTCTCCAGGTCGTGTGTTTTCGCGCGAGCAACTGCTCGACGGCGTCTGGGGCCATGACGTCTATGTCGACGAACGCACCGTCGATGTCCATGTCGGGCGCCTGCGCAAGGCTCTCAACAAGGGCAAGGCCAAGGATCCGATCCGGACCGTGCGCGGTGCTGGCTACGCCTTCAACGACCAGTTCACCGCCACTGCCTGA
- the pstA gene encoding phosphate ABC transporter permease PstA codes for MTDTTLTPPTSETSSNAQAKPKSLYAIDDLTRKRNAAEKRFKAYGIGAIAIGLFFLVVLAVSIISEGLPAFTKTVVSVDFTLTQEQFDEAEGTLFKTKAYEGIFVGALQGQLEAGGVSVPFDAAAIERIVGKPGGTIREFFKANPDKLREPVQFELAASSRVDGYMNGRVTRDNMTDSRFLMKSDLDLVDTLRESGVIKTVFNWNFITGADSGVDNPGGAGIGASVVGSFFMMLVVLFLALPIGVATSIYLEEFAPQNKFTDLIEVNISNLAAVPSIVFGILGLAVFIQFMHLPQSAPLVGGLVLTLMTLPTIIISTRASLKAVPPSIRDAALGVGASKMQAIFHHVLPLAMPGILTGTIIGLAQALGETAPLLLIGMVGFVARGYPDGIVSGFVDPNSAMPAQIYTWAARADYAFYEKAWGGIIVLLVFLLTMNILAVILRRRFERRW; via the coding sequence ATGACCGACACGACGCTTACTCCCCCGACTTCCGAAACATCCTCGAACGCGCAGGCCAAGCCCAAGTCGCTCTACGCGATCGACGACCTGACCCGCAAGCGCAACGCCGCCGAGAAACGCTTCAAGGCCTACGGCATCGGCGCCATCGCGATCGGCCTGTTCTTCCTTGTCGTGCTCGCGGTGTCGATCATCTCCGAAGGCCTTCCGGCCTTCACCAAGACGGTGGTCTCGGTGGACTTCACCCTGACGCAGGAACAGTTCGACGAGGCGGAAGGCACGCTTTTCAAGACAAAGGCCTACGAGGGGATCTTTGTCGGCGCGCTCCAGGGCCAGCTTGAAGCCGGCGGTGTCAGCGTGCCCTTCGACGCGGCGGCCATCGAGCGCATCGTGGGCAAGCCGGGCGGCACCATCCGCGAATTTTTCAAGGCCAACCCGGACAAGCTGAGGGAGCCGGTGCAGTTCGAGCTGGCGGCCTCGTCCAGGGTTGACGGCTACATGAACGGCCGCGTCACCCGCGACAACATGACCGACAGCCGCTTCCTGATGAAGTCCGACCTGGATCTGGTCGACACGTTGCGGGAGAGCGGCGTCATCAAGACGGTGTTCAACTGGAACTTCATCACCGGAGCGGATTCCGGCGTGGACAATCCGGGGGGCGCCGGCATCGGCGCCTCCGTTGTCGGGTCCTTCTTCATGATGCTGGTGGTCCTGTTCCTGGCGCTGCCGATCGGGGTAGCAACCTCGATCTACCTGGAAGAGTTCGCACCGCAAAACAAGTTCACCGACCTGATCGAGGTGAACATCTCCAACCTGGCCGCCGTCCCGTCCATCGTCTTCGGTATCCTCGGCCTGGCGGTGTTCATCCAGTTCATGCATCTGCCGCAATCGGCGCCGCTCGTGGGCGGTCTGGTGCTGACGCTGATGACCCTGCCGACGATCATCATCTCGACCCGCGCCTCGCTGAAAGCGGTGCCGCCGAGCATTCGTGACGCGGCCCTGGGCGTCGGTGCTTCCAAGATGCAGGCCATTTTCCACCATGTGCTGCCGCTGGCCATGCCGGGCATCCTGACCGGCACGATCATCGGCCTCGCTCAGGCGCTGGGGGAAACCGCGCCGCTGCTCCTGATCGGCATGGTCGGTTTCGTGGCCCGCGGATATCCGGACGGCATCGTTTCCGGTTTCGTCGATCCAAACTCGGCAATGCCGGCACAGATCTACACGTGGGCCGCCCGCGCGGATTATGCCTTTTACGAAAAAGCCTGGGGTGGGATCATTGTCCTTCTGGTGTTCCTCCTCACCATGAACATACTTGCGGTCATCCTGCGCCGCAGATTTGAACGCCGCTGGTAA
- a CDS encoding GcrA family cell cycle regulator produces MSWTNERVELLKKLWGDGLSASQIAGELGGVTRNAVIGKVHRLGLSGRAKSSSSSAKPRRARTATPGSAAPKKPSHQPQTVGATALKADIDPVPVVQAKPAVEPIADLVPISQRASILTLTERTCKWPIGDPATDDFYFCGRQSDAGVPYCAHHCKIAYQPVADRRRDRKVVAQAG; encoded by the coding sequence ATGAGTTGGACGAACGAACGGGTTGAGCTTCTCAAAAAGCTTTGGGGCGATGGCTTGAGTGCAAGCCAGATCGCAGGTGAGCTGGGCGGTGTGACCCGCAATGCCGTGATCGGCAAGGTGCATCGCCTGGGTCTGTCCGGCCGCGCCAAGTCTTCTTCCTCCAGTGCGAAACCCCGCCGTGCACGCACTGCCACACCCGGCAGCGCCGCCCCGAAGAAACCGTCTCATCAGCCGCAGACTGTCGGTGCAACCGCGCTGAAGGCCGATATCGACCCGGTGCCAGTCGTGCAAGCCAAACCCGCAGTGGAGCCGATTGCGGATCTGGTGCCGATCTCGCAACGGGCGTCCATTCTCACGCTCACGGAACGGACCTGCAAATGGCCGATCGGCGATCCTGCAACGGATGACTTCTATTTCTGCGGCCGCCAGTCCGATGCCGGCGTGCCCTATTGCGCCCATCACTGCAAGATCGCCTACCAGCCGGTCGCCGACCGCCGGCGTGACCGCAAGGTGGTCGCCCAGGCCGGTTGA
- the pstC gene encoding phosphate ABC transporter permease subunit PstC, with translation MSLFWLLVIVLAIAAVGYFVGRARALASAGGDMRSLHSLPSYYGANVAMKAAVPAIVILVVWLLAQPFYINSVVSGVIPESAIGEGSSLGLVMAEVRRAATGLDNAVAAGQMTDEFARSARADFNDITARLKDAGQIITSQITQPVMRAAQSYRIMVSTGNMFMSIVVILASIAGTFWALRETNAGFRARNSVERGVRFILLASASIAILTTVGIVLSLVFNTVEFFRLYPALDFFFGTTWSPSFSGRGGSSELGIIPLLWGTFYISFVALVVAVPIGLFAAIYLSEYAGPKVRAVAKPLLEILAGIPTIVYGLFALLTVGPLLLSVFGDDGLGVMKAGTAVMTAGLVMGIMLIPFVSSLSDDIINAVPQAMRDGSYGLGATKSETVKQVILPAALPGIVGAILLAASRAIGETMIVVLGAGAAARLSLNPFEAMTTVTAKIVSQLTGDADFASPVALVAFALGMTLFVVTLGLNIVALYIVRKYREQYD, from the coding sequence ATGTCCTTGTTCTGGCTCCTTGTGATCGTGCTCGCGATTGCCGCCGTTGGCTATTTCGTCGGGCGCGCGCGTGCCTTGGCCAGTGCCGGAGGAGACATGCGGTCGCTGCATTCTCTTCCGTCCTATTACGGGGCGAACGTGGCGATGAAGGCCGCGGTTCCCGCTATTGTGATCCTCGTTGTCTGGCTGCTCGCGCAGCCCTTTTACATTAACAGCGTTGTCTCCGGGGTGATCCCGGAATCGGCAATCGGCGAAGGCTCGTCACTCGGTCTCGTCATGGCGGAAGTCCGCCGGGCGGCCACCGGCCTCGACAACGCGGTTGCAGCCGGTCAGATGACCGACGAATTCGCGCGCAGCGCGCGTGCCGACTTCAACGACATCACGGCCCGGCTCAAGGATGCCGGGCAGATCATCACGTCGCAAATCACCCAGCCGGTGATGCGCGCGGCGCAGTCCTATCGGATCATGGTGTCTACCGGCAACATGTTCATGTCCATCGTGGTCATCCTGGCCTCGATCGCCGGAACCTTCTGGGCGCTTCGCGAAACCAACGCGGGCTTCAGGGCCCGCAACAGCGTTGAAAGGGGCGTGCGGTTCATTCTTCTCGCCTCCGCCTCGATCGCCATTCTGACGACGGTCGGGATTGTTCTGTCGCTGGTGTTCAACACCGTGGAGTTCTTCCGGCTCTATCCGGCCCTGGACTTCTTCTTCGGTACTACCTGGTCCCCGAGTTTCTCCGGTCGTGGCGGCTCGTCCGAACTGGGCATCATTCCGCTGCTCTGGGGCACGTTCTACATTTCCTTCGTAGCCCTGGTCGTTGCCGTTCCGATCGGCCTGTTCGCGGCTATCTACCTGTCTGAATATGCCGGCCCGAAAGTGCGCGCCGTTGCCAAGCCGCTTCTGGAAATCCTGGCCGGCATCCCGACCATCGTCTACGGCCTGTTCGCCCTTTTGACCGTCGGTCCTCTGCTTCTGTCGGTCTTCGGGGACGACGGTCTTGGCGTCATGAAGGCCGGCACGGCGGTGATGACGGCGGGGCTTGTCATGGGCATCATGCTGATCCCCTTCGTGAGCTCGCTCTCCGACGACATCATCAACGCGGTGCCGCAGGCCATGCGCGACGGTTCCTACGGACTGGGCGCAACCAAGTCAGAAACCGTCAAGCAGGTTATCCTGCCCGCGGCCCTGCCGGGCATCGTCGGTGCCATCCTGCTGGCGGCCTCACGTGCCATCGGTGAAACGATGATCGTGGTGCTCGGGGCGGGCGCGGCCGCGCGCCTCAGCCTCAATCCCTTCGAAGCCATGACCACGGTGACGGCCAAGATCGTCAGCCAGCTGACCGGCGACGCCGACTTCGCCTCACCCGTTGCGCTGGTCGCATTCGCCCTCGGCATGACCCTCTTCGTGGTGACCCTGGGTCTCAACATCGTCGCGCTCTACATCGTGCGCAAGTACCGGGAGCAGTATGACTGA
- the pstB gene encoding phosphate ABC transporter ATP-binding protein PstB: MLNTERANSMTDSKISASKVQVYYGDTHAIKDVDIEIRPRSVTAFIGPSGCGKSTFLRSINRMNDTIDICRVEGSIRIDGEDIYDPKVDPVQLRAKVGMVFQKPNPFPKSIYDNIAYGPRIHGLARNKSELDDIVASSLQKAGLWEEVKNRLDEPGTGMSGGQQQRLCIARAIAVSPEVILMDEPCSALDPIATAKVEELIDELRENYTIVIVTHSMQQAARVSQRTAFFHLGILVEEGPTEDIFTNPKDKRTQDYITGRFG, from the coding sequence ATGCTCAATACCGAACGGGCGAACAGCATGACCGACAGCAAGATTTCCGCAAGCAAGGTGCAGGTCTATTATGGCGATACCCACGCCATCAAGGACGTGGACATCGAAATCCGGCCGCGCTCGGTCACCGCTTTCATCGGCCCGTCCGGCTGTGGCAAGTCGACCTTCCTGCGGAGCATCAACCGCATGAACGACACGATCGACATCTGCCGCGTCGAAGGCTCCATCAGGATCGACGGCGAGGATATCTACGATCCCAAGGTCGACCCGGTGCAGTTGCGTGCCAAGGTCGGCATGGTGTTCCAGAAGCCGAACCCGTTCCCGAAGTCGATCTACGACAACATTGCCTACGGTCCGCGCATTCACGGTCTTGCCAGGAACAAGTCCGAGCTCGACGACATCGTCGCCTCAAGTCTGCAGAAGGCGGGTCTTTGGGAAGAGGTGAAAAACCGTCTGGATGAACCGGGCACCGGCATGTCCGGCGGTCAGCAACAGCGCCTGTGCATCGCCCGCGCTATCGCCGTCAGCCCGGAAGTCATCCTGATGGACGAACCCTGTTCGGCGCTCGACCCGATTGCGACGGCAAAGGTCGAGGAGTTGATCGATGAGCTGCGCGAGAACTACACGATCGTCATCGTGACGCACTCCATGCAGCAGGCGGCCCGCGTGTCGCAGCGCACCGCATTCTTCCATCTCGGCATTCTGGTTGAGGAAGGTCCGACCGAGGACATCTTTACCAATCCGAAAGACAAGCGTACGCAGGACTACATCACTGGCCGCTTCGGCTAG
- a CDS encoding SRPBCC family protein has protein sequence MTHETECRFESLLDLPRDQAFSLFVDRLDLWWPSPFREAGDGEVEAGIEPFAGGACYEIDGNGRRRIWGTVLSIEAPLYIRLAWQVSQDGEEVADPAAASRVMVNFRESGGATRLELVHNAFLRHGEAGAEYLARMCAPEGWPRILGNLKTAARSKEMR, from the coding sequence ATGACGCACGAAACAGAATGCCGGTTCGAAAGTTTGCTTGACCTGCCCAGGGATCAGGCCTTCTCGCTGTTTGTCGACCGGCTCGACCTCTGGTGGCCGTCGCCGTTCCGGGAAGCGGGCGACGGCGAGGTCGAGGCGGGAATTGAACCCTTCGCCGGCGGCGCGTGTTACGAGATCGACGGCAACGGACGCCGGCGCATCTGGGGAACGGTGCTGTCCATCGAAGCTCCCTTGTACATCCGGCTGGCCTGGCAGGTGAGCCAGGATGGCGAAGAGGTCGCCGACCCGGCCGCTGCGAGCCGGGTGATGGTCAATTTCCGCGAATCGGGCGGTGCAACCCGCCTGGAGCTCGTGCACAATGCCTTTCTGAGGCATGGCGAAGCCGGCGCCGAATACCTTGCGCGCATGTGTGCCCCCGAAGGCTGGCCCCGAATTCTGGGCAACCTCAAAACGGCTGCGCGGAGCAAGGAAATGCGTTGA
- a CDS encoding aspartate aminotransferase family protein — protein sequence MSASALFGNYARSNLTFDHGEGVWLVTADGRRFLDCGSGIAVNSLGHSHPHLVGALQEQAAKLWHISNLHQIPEGERLAQRLCEATFAEKVLFVNSGAEAMEAAIKCARRYHYDNGQPERFHIITFEGAFHGRTIATIAAGGQAKYLEGFGPKAPGFDQVPANDLDALKAAIGPQTAAICIEPIQGEGGIREIPTEFLRAVRKLCDDNGLLLIFDEIQTGVGRTGKLFAHQWTGVTPDLMAIAKGIGGGFPMGACLATAETAAALSPGTHGTTFGGNPLAMAVGNAVLDVVLADGFLEEVQRKGLSFKQKLAGLVDSHPAVLGEVRGNGLMLGLKCVVPAADYVGAAREAGLLAVPAGDNVVRIMPPLTMNEDEISLAVERLEQAALAVEASLAEGAAG from the coding sequence ATGTCCGCGTCGGCACTATTCGGAAACTACGCAAGATCGAACCTGACGTTCGATCACGGGGAAGGCGTCTGGCTGGTAACGGCTGACGGTCGACGATTCCTCGACTGCGGTTCCGGCATCGCGGTCAATTCTCTCGGACACAGTCATCCGCATCTGGTGGGCGCCCTGCAGGAGCAGGCCGCCAAGCTTTGGCACATCTCCAACCTGCACCAGATCCCGGAAGGTGAACGGCTGGCACAGCGCCTGTGCGAGGCGACCTTTGCCGAGAAGGTCCTGTTCGTGAATTCCGGCGCCGAAGCCATGGAAGCCGCGATCAAGTGCGCGCGCCGCTATCACTATGACAACGGCCAGCCCGAGCGGTTCCACATCATCACCTTCGAAGGCGCCTTCCACGGCCGCACGATTGCGACGATCGCGGCCGGTGGCCAGGCGAAATACCTGGAAGGCTTCGGTCCCAAGGCGCCCGGTTTCGACCAGGTTCCCGCAAATGATCTCGATGCCCTGAAGGCCGCCATCGGCCCGCAGACCGCGGCGATCTGTATCGAACCGATCCAGGGCGAGGGCGGTATCCGCGAGATTCCCACCGAATTCCTGCGTGCCGTGCGCAAGCTGTGCGACGACAACGGCCTCCTGCTGATCTTCGACGAGATCCAGACCGGGGTCGGCCGCACGGGCAAGCTGTTCGCCCATCAGTGGACCGGTGTCACGCCGGACCTGATGGCAATCGCCAAGGGCATCGGCGGCGGCTTTCCGATGGGCGCCTGCCTGGCAACGGCGGAAACCGCCGCTGCTCTGTCGCCGGGGACCCACGGCACGACCTTTGGCGGCAACCCGCTGGCCATGGCGGTCGGCAATGCCGTTCTGGACGTGGTGCTGGCGGACGGCTTTCTGGAAGAGGTCCAGCGCAAGGGGCTCAGTTTCAAGCAGAAGCTGGCCGGTCTGGTCGACAGCCATCCGGCGGTTCTCGGCGAAGTGCGCGGAAACGGGCTGATGCTTGGACTGAAATGCGTGGTGCCGGCGGCAGACTATGTCGGCGCGGCGCGCGAAGCCGGCCTTCTTGCGGTGCCGGCGGGCGACAATGTGGTGCGCATCATGCCACCGCTGACCATGAATGAAGACGAAATTTCACTGGCCGTCGAGCGTCTGGAACAGGCGGCTCTGGCAGTGGAAGCGAGCTTGGCGGAAGGAGCGGCAGGATGA
- a CDS encoding substrate-binding domain-containing protein codes for MKFTTLVSATALAVASTAFVGAAQARDQVQVAGSSTVLPYASIVAEAFGENTDFPTPVVESGGSSAGLKRFCEGVGENTIDVANASRKIRDKEIKACAEAGVKDIIEVRIGYDGIVFASQKDGPAFTAFQPADIFNALGAKVLKDGEIVDNPYNNWAEFNGDLPDVGIAAFIPGTKHGTREVFEEKVLAVGCEATGALQAMIDSGMSEDDAEDACIDVRADGKSTDIDGDYTETLARIDSNPNGIGIFGLAFYENNQDKLKVATMGDVAPSTESIASGEYPVSRPLFFYIKKAHIGVIPGLKEYAQFFTADEIAGPDGPLAQYGLVADPELAATQASIEAEETMK; via the coding sequence GTGAAATTTACGACCCTCGTTAGCGCAACTGCCCTGGCCGTTGCTTCCACTGCATTCGTTGGCGCAGCCCAGGCTCGCGACCAGGTCCAGGTTGCCGGTTCCTCGACCGTCCTGCCTTACGCTTCCATCGTCGCCGAAGCTTTTGGTGAAAACACCGATTTCCCGACCCCGGTCGTTGAATCCGGTGGTTCTTCCGCTGGCCTGAAGCGCTTCTGTGAAGGTGTTGGCGAAAACACCATCGACGTTGCCAACGCTTCGCGCAAGATCCGCGACAAGGAAATCAAGGCCTGTGCAGAAGCCGGCGTCAAGGACATCATCGAAGTCCGCATCGGTTATGACGGCATCGTCTTCGCGTCCCAGAAAGACGGCCCGGCCTTCACCGCGTTCCAGCCGGCTGACATCTTCAACGCTCTCGGCGCCAAGGTGCTGAAAGACGGCGAAATCGTCGACAATCCGTACAACAACTGGGCCGAGTTCAACGGCGACCTGCCGGATGTCGGCATTGCCGCTTTCATCCCGGGCACCAAGCACGGCACCCGTGAAGTGTTCGAAGAGAAGGTCCTCGCCGTGGGTTGTGAAGCTACCGGTGCCCTCCAGGCCATGATCGACAGCGGCATGTCCGAAGACGACGCTGAAGACGCTTGCATTGACGTGCGCGCCGACGGCAAGTCCACCGACATTGACGGCGACTACACCGAGACCCTGGCTCGCATCGACAGCAACCCGAACGGCATCGGCATCTTCGGTCTGGCGTTCTACGAGAACAACCAGGACAAGCTGAAAGTTGCCACCATGGGTGACGTGGCTCCGTCCACCGAATCCATCGCTTCCGGCGAGTATCCGGTTTCCCGCCCGCTGTTCTTCTACATCAAGAAGGCACATATCGGCGTGATCCCGGGCCTGAAGGAATACGCACAGTTCTTCACCGCTGACGAAATCGCAGGCCCGGACGGCCCGCTCGCTCAGTACGGCCTGGTTGCCGATCCGGAACTGGCCGCGACCCAGGCTTCCATCGAAGCTGAAGAAACCATGAAGTAA